A window of Thermococcus sp. LS1 genomic DNA:
GCCGTATCACTCCAATACTCAGTGCGGAAAGATGGTACCAATTCTTCAACCCCCGCCAGCTCCTCACGCTGATTAAGCTCGTGAGGCTCATCCGCGAGGTGGGCAAGCGCGTTGAGGAGGAGAAGCTGGAGGAGGGCTGGGGCGAGGAGAGGGCCTTCGAGTACGCGGAGGCGGTGGCGACGTACTTGAGCATGGCAATGCTTCGTAGCATGGCATATTCCAACGCAGTAAACACATGGACATCTTCAACGGGTTTTGGGTCTCCACTTGCACTAAAACCCACAACTGCTCTTCTCAACAGAGGAATCTCGATGAATTGGAACTGGTGTGATACTAATTTTACATATCCATTTGCAGGGAGCTTTGTGAGAGCATTGGAAGTTATGATGAGGTCCCTCAACTACCTCACCACCGCCCTCGCTCCCTCTTCCCAGAAGACCCTCACCGAGTTGGAGACCAACACGGTGAAAGTTCTCCAGGGCGACGCGACCTCCCTCGATCTCGGTGAGAAGTTCGACGTCATCGTCACCGACCCGCCGTACGCTGATGATGTCCCCTACACCGAGCTGAGCGACTTCTACTACGTCTGGCTCAAGAGGGCCTTAAGCGACTCCGACGGGAGGAAGCTTGTCCCAAGGTTCCATAAGACGGCCTTCTTCAAGAAAATCGGACCGAAATGGGTTGAGATTAGGGCACAATGGAAAGAGTTTGGGAAAAAGGAAGTCTCATATAACCCCGGAAGATTCGCAGAGAGAAATGACAGAAACGAATTTGCACAGCAGCACTTTGAGAACCTTTTCAGCCAGGCCTTCGTGGCGATGAGGGAGCACCTCAAGGACGGCGGAATCATCGTTACGTATTACGCCCACACCGACCCGGAGAGCTGGGCGAACCTCATCGAGGCCGGCTGGAAGAGGGCGAAGCTCCAGATAACGAGGGCGATTCCAATCGGCACGGAATCAAAGACGAGCATTGTGAGCAGGGGCAAGCTCAGCCTCGACACCTCAATCGTCGCGGTCTGGAGAAAATCCGCCGGAGAGAGAAAGCAGGTTCAAATCTCTGTCCTCAGGAGTGAGATGGACGCCAGGGCCAGAGAATCTGCCAGGGAGTTCATCAGGTACGGTTACGCCGGCCTCGACCTGCTTTACGGCGTCATGGCCGCTGTGCTTGAAGAGGTGACGAAGTACGGTGAGGTGCTCTCGCCGAAGGGCCCGCTCCCGACTAAGGAGCTCCTCAACGATTACGTTTACCCTGCAACGATAAGGGGCATCATCGAGGCCATCGCGGAAATTGAGGAGGGGCAAAGGATAACCTCAAACGAGGCGGTCTTTTACACCGCATACAAGGTGCTCTTTGGCAACAAGACCCTCAAACCCAACGACATAATACTCCTCAACCTCGCGACCTTCACCGATTCCAACGGCCTCATAAAGGCGGGAGTGTTAAAGGGGAAGGGCTCGGCCAGCAAGAAGGAGTTTACCCTTTACACCCCCGACCTCCTCGGGAAGAAGGCCCTCGATGCCAAGGAGCTCCAGAAGTTCCTCTATGAGAAGGGCCTCAATCCTCTTGAGCCAGAGCCGAGGAACGCGATTGACGTCCTCCAGCTCCTTGAGTACCATGCATTACTTGGAAAATCCCGCCTTGAGGAGGTTATCGAAAAGCTCAGGAGAAAGTGGAGCGCTGAAGTTGAGGAAGCCCTCACGATTGCAAGGCTCGTGAGCGAGTATTACACCGCCGTTTACGGCCAGCTCCTGGCCCCGTTGGGTGGCAAGATAAAGGCCGGTGAGCGCGATATTGAGAGGGAACTCGAAAAGGACGGCCACTTTGAGGTTCTCCTCATGAGGAGGCTCGTCAGGTACGTTAGGGGTGAAGGACTATGAGGCTCGGTTCCTTTGAGGTCTGGGACGACGTGATGGATGAGGCCCTCGACAAGCAGGTGGCCCCGGAGCTCGGGGACGTTGTGAGCGGAAACGCCCCTGAGATATACACCGACTCAAGGGAGTTCTTCAGGAGGACTTATTTCACCGACTCGATGCTCGAAATCATCGGCAAGCTCGTCGAGACCCTCGAAGGCGGTGAGAGGCACAACATCTTCCTCATTTACTCCCTCTTCGGCGGCGGTAAGACCCATACACTCCTCACCCTTTACCACGCCTTCAAAGAGCCGGATGCGATGCTTGACCCTGAGGTTCTGGCCGGCCACGACCCTGAGAAGAGGGAGAAAATCAGAGGTCTGGCGGAGAGGATAAAGGCCCTTGGCGGTGTTAAAATCGTCCCAGTTTACGGCAAGGGCAGGCTCGGCCAGCCGAGCAAGCCCCTTGAGGTCGGGCCGTACAGGGTGAGAACCGTCTGGGGTTACATCGCCCACGCCCTCGGGAGGTATTACATCGTCGAGAGGGACGACGAGAATGCCACGGTTCCGGAGATTGACACCCTGAGGGAGCTCTTCAGGGGAGAGAGGGTAATCCTTCTCGTTGATGAGATCGTGGATTACTTCGACAACCTTTACAACTCGGGGAGCGAGGACGACAGGCGTTATGCCAAAAACGTGGATAACTTCTTTGACAGGCTTTCCACGGCCCTGCTCGGCTCCGGAAGCGCGATGGTCATGACGCTCCCGATGGAGAAAAAGGAGGGCATGTTTGAGGTCGAGAAGGAGTACAACAGGGAGGTCGTCATGGCCATCTGGGGCGCCGTCAGCAGGGTCGGCGGTTCCGAGCTTTACTCCCCGCTGAGGACTTCTGGAGCGGGCAACGAGCTCGTTGAGGTTCTCAAAAAGAGGATTTTCAAAGGAGTTGACGACGAGGAGAGGGTTAAGACCCTGACCAGAATGCGCTCGGAGCTTAGCAACACCGACGTCTTCGGCCATGCGCATAACCTTGAGGACGAGCTCCGGAGGAGTTACCCGTTCCACCCGGAGTACGTGGACGTCCTCAGAACGATAATCGAGAGGACCGGCCTTCAGAGAACGAGGGACATGCTCAGAATCACGAGAATCGTTGTAAGGGAGCTGGTCAGGAGATACACCGAGACGGGCTTTGCCCCCTCGATGATAATGCCCCACCACATTGACCTCAAACACGAGAAGCTGAGGGGCATGCTGTTCGGCAAGAGCGAGACCTTCATGGATTACGCCACCATCGTTGATACCGACATTGAGAGGGACAAGTTCAAGGACTTCACCAACCCGGGACTTGCGGAGATAATTCTCAAGTACGTCTTCCTGAGGACGTATCCCTTCGACTCGCCCGTTCCCCTGCCGGGTTTCCCAACGGCTGACTCCATCGCGAGGGGTGTTTACGAGCCGAACGAGTTTGACGCCAACAGGTGGCTCCCAACGGACATTGGTGATACCGTTGAGGAGATAACGGCAAGCGTCCGCTTTGTGTATCTCAACAAGAAGGACAAGGTTCTCTGGTTCTGGCGCGTCGCCAATGTGGCCCAGATGGTGGACAGCAAGGCCAGGGAGCTCCTCGAAATGAGGCCCGGTGAGGTGTGGAACGAGCTCGTCAAGTACGTGAACAGGATGGTCAAGGAGAGAAAGAGCCTCACCTCAACGAGGGGGAAGGGGGCAAAGATTGAGGATCACGTGACGTTCTTTAAGGAGCAGTACATCATCGTGGCGAAGGACCCGCAGGAGTTCCACGACACTCCTGATTACAAGCTCCAGGTGCTCGTGAGGGACGACGTTGATGAGAGAACTCTGAGGAAGCTGATTTACGCCTATGGAACCGGTACGAGGACGTACAGGAACACGGTCGTTGTCTGTTATCCAGTTGAGGGAAGCTTTAAACCTCTCCTTGAGACGACGGCGAGGATAATGGCGTGCGATGAGGTCATCAGGGACATCGAGGTCAAATACGGCAAGTTTGGAGAGGAAGTCGTCAAGATACAGATGAACATGGTGAAGGACATTAGAGGCAAGGCCCTCGAAGACCTTGAGACTCAGATTGTGAACTCCTTCAGAGGGGTGGCTTATCCAGAGGACGATGAGGTTCGCGTCACCAAGGCCCCGTCCAGCTCAAAGTCAGTCGTTGAGAACGTTTACTCCGCTTTGCTCAGCAAGGGCAAGATCGTGGACGAGTTCGACTTTGACTGGCTCGTGGAGACCCTCAGGGGCGTTGGTGTGGAAGTTCTGAGGCCCGAAGGATACAGGGTCTCGGAGCTCATCGCCATAATAAGAATGAACACGCGCCTGCCAATGATTGAGGACAGCCACATTAGCGAGGCCATAAAGAACGCCGTTCTCGACTTGAGGATCGGCCTTGAGCGCGATGGGGAAGTGTTCTTCAAGAAGGTTCACAAAGAGGTTCCAAGCTCTGAGGAGGAGGGTAACCCGCCCAGTGCCGTTAAGCCGAGGGACCTAATCCTGCCGAGGGAGGCCGCCCTTCACAGGCAGGTCTGCAATCTGCTGAAGAAGGAGAAGGATTTAATCGTGCCCAGGGGGGACAAGGACTTCAGGGTGAAGACGTGGTACGAGGTTTATTCGCCATCATCGGAGATTGGAATTCCGTTGAAGAGCCTCGTAACTGGAGGGGAGGACTGCAAGGTAAAGGACGAGTATTTCGACATGGTTCTCTGGGGCCACATTGTTGAGAGGAGAAAAGAAGTGCCCGCAGATTGCGAGTTCGATCTGAGTGTCACAGTGTATCAGATATCAGGAAAACCAGGGACGAACGTGTCAAATGAAATTGTGATAAGACCATACGGAGAGATGCCGTTCTCTTTAGAGCTAACAACTGACTATGGAAGACTTGAACCCAACGAAGTTAGGTTTGAGAATCCCCAGGAGACTAAAGAAGTAACGGTAACCTGGTACGGCACCATACCTGAACATTCAACAACAGTAACAGTAATAGGAAAGAGTTGCGAGGGGAAGCAGAATCCCGTGAAACACGAAGTGAGCTTTAGACTTGTTCCTGAGGTGGATCCCTGTGAGTTTGAAACAAGAGAACTAAAAGAGGAATACATAAACACAACCAAGCTGCTCCTTATCAGAGAGCTCAGGGACTTGGAAGCACTAACATCCATGCCAGACACTTTAACTGGCCATATAACCGGAGAACTTGAGATTGCCAAGTCCGATGGCGTTTACTGGGAAAGTGAATTCGAGAACATCGAGAGAGAAGTCTTTGTGTACATGGTCAGGGAAATGGAAGAATTCTTTGAAGCAAAGGCAGAGATTAAGGTAAAGTTCTCCCTTCAGGAGCCCCCCATCCTCGATGATATTCTCTTCGAGAAACTCAAAATCCTGAACGGCAAAGTTGTCTTCAAGCTCAGGAAGGAGGAATGCTGATGGAGGGCAGCGTCGAGTACCAGGTGAATCTCAAGTACATCAAGAAGGCCTTCCTCCCAGTAACGCGGGAGCAGAAGCTCGCCGAGTTCGTGCCGGTGTTCAACGTTATGGGTGCAGGGGAGCAGAAAAAAGTCCCGGGAAAAGTCGAAGCAAGGGCGAGGGTGTACCTCCCCGAATTTCTCAATTTTGCCAAGAAGCTGGGGTT
This region includes:
- a CDS encoding DUF1156 domain-containing protein, with amino-acid sequence MERRFIESPRFPIWEVNEKSLKEKGPARPPYWEMVFYWTRKPLIGARAVIAGALLPEEIDENRFKTLIGLNEKTPHRVNPKIPADLEKYFRGKKLLDPFAGFGSIPLEGLRLGLDVTAVELLPTTYVFLKAVLDYPKKFGKPLVKDVEKWGNWITEQLKNDPEIRELYDEDVAVYIGTWEVKCPHCGRWTPAIGNYWLARVKDSKGYKRLAYMKPERKGDEIEIRVIDLNEILGDVSKAKVDTKAGEIVFESEVYVKKVEKAIRAGKLKDDDVRMSGDKVIFKVPHANIEARKSQLTCLACGNIIKYADEEGRHYTERVKGNNEFYVKFALKKYHEGDERFARQRLLVKVKVKDRDLIFEPASREDNEKLWKAKEKVKELLEKKDPDVPIESIPLYENRRITPILSAERWYQFFNPRQLLTLIKLVRLIREVGKRVEEEKLEEGWGEERAFEYAEAVATYLSMAMLRSMAYSNAVNTWTSSTGFGSPLALKPTTALLNRGISMNWNWCDTNFTYPFAGSFVRALEVMMRSLNYLTTALAPSSQKTLTELETNTVKVLQGDATSLDLGEKFDVIVTDPPYADDVPYTELSDFYYVWLKRALSDSDGRKLVPRFHKTAFFKKIGPKWVEIRAQWKEFGKKEVSYNPGRFAERNDRNEFAQQHFENLFSQAFVAMREHLKDGGIIVTYYAHTDPESWANLIEAGWKRAKLQITRAIPIGTESKTSIVSRGKLSLDTSIVAVWRKSAGERKQVQISVLRSEMDARARESAREFIRYGYAGLDLLYGVMAAVLEEVTKYGEVLSPKGPLPTKELLNDYVYPATIRGIIEAIAEIEEGQRITSNEAVFYTAYKVLFGNKTLKPNDIILLNLATFTDSNGLIKAGVLKGKGSASKKEFTLYTPDLLGKKALDAKELQKFLYEKGLNPLEPEPRNAIDVLQLLEYHALLGKSRLEEVIEKLRRKWSAEVEEALTIARLVSEYYTAVYGQLLAPLGGKIKAGERDIERELEKDGHFEVLLMRRLVRYVRGEGL
- a CDS encoding DUF499 domain-containing protein, with amino-acid sequence MRLGSFEVWDDVMDEALDKQVAPELGDVVSGNAPEIYTDSREFFRRTYFTDSMLEIIGKLVETLEGGERHNIFLIYSLFGGGKTHTLLTLYHAFKEPDAMLDPEVLAGHDPEKREKIRGLAERIKALGGVKIVPVYGKGRLGQPSKPLEVGPYRVRTVWGYIAHALGRYYIVERDDENATVPEIDTLRELFRGERVILLVDEIVDYFDNLYNSGSEDDRRYAKNVDNFFDRLSTALLGSGSAMVMTLPMEKKEGMFEVEKEYNREVVMAIWGAVSRVGGSELYSPLRTSGAGNELVEVLKKRIFKGVDDEERVKTLTRMRSELSNTDVFGHAHNLEDELRRSYPFHPEYVDVLRTIIERTGLQRTRDMLRITRIVVRELVRRYTETGFAPSMIMPHHIDLKHEKLRGMLFGKSETFMDYATIVDTDIERDKFKDFTNPGLAEIILKYVFLRTYPFDSPVPLPGFPTADSIARGVYEPNEFDANRWLPTDIGDTVEEITASVRFVYLNKKDKVLWFWRVANVAQMVDSKARELLEMRPGEVWNELVKYVNRMVKERKSLTSTRGKGAKIEDHVTFFKEQYIIVAKDPQEFHDTPDYKLQVLVRDDVDERTLRKLIYAYGTGTRTYRNTVVVCYPVEGSFKPLLETTARIMACDEVIRDIEVKYGKFGEEVVKIQMNMVKDIRGKALEDLETQIVNSFRGVAYPEDDEVRVTKAPSSSKSVVENVYSALLSKGKIVDEFDFDWLVETLRGVGVEVLRPEGYRVSELIAIIRMNTRLPMIEDSHISEAIKNAVLDLRIGLERDGEVFFKKVHKEVPSSEEEGNPPSAVKPRDLILPREAALHRQVCNLLKKEKDLIVPRGDKDFRVKTWYEVYSPSSEIGIPLKSLVTGGEDCKVKDEYFDMVLWGHIVERRKEVPADCEFDLSVTVYQISGKPGTNVSNEIVIRPYGEMPFSLELTTDYGRLEPNEVRFENPQETKEVTVTWYGTIPEHSTTVTVIGKSCEGKQNPVKHEVSFRLVPEVDPCEFETRELKEEYINTTKLLLIRELRDLEALTSMPDTLTGHITGELEIAKSDGVYWESEFENIEREVFVYMVREMEEFFEAKAEIKVKFSLQEPPILDDILFEKLKILNGKVVFKLRKEEC